A section of the Leptotrichia buccalis C-1013-b genome encodes:
- a CDS encoding glycoside hydrolase family 108 protein: MADSRFLKFFNYILLVEGSYSNDKNDKGGETKYGITKERARECGYKGSMKDLTKATAQKIYEEKYYKAKKLDKVKNDKMALSIFDFSVNAGRYGIKKAQEAVNKVYGKNVVSVDGAIGPQTLKYLNEVNPAKFLSVYHSLQREYYKSLAKKDATQNDFLTGWLNRVKVKENYLRNV, translated from the coding sequence ATGGCTGATAGCAGATTTTTGAAATTTTTTAATTATATTTTGCTAGTTGAAGGAAGCTACTCTAATGATAAGAATGATAAAGGCGGCGAAACAAAATATGGCATTACTAAGGAAAGAGCCAGAGAATGTGGATACAAAGGTAGCATGAAAGATTTAACAAAAGCAACAGCACAAAAAATTTATGAGGAAAAATATTACAAGGCAAAAAAATTGGACAAGGTAAAAAATGATAAGATGGCACTCAGCATATTTGATTTTTCAGTAAATGCTGGAAGATATGGAATTAAAAAGGCTCAGGAGGCTGTGAATAAGGTTTACGGTAAAAATGTTGTGAGTGTGGATGGGGCAATTGGACCTCAGACATTAAAATATTTGAATGAAGTTAATCCAGCTAAATTTTTGTCTGTTTATCATAGTTTGCAGCGTGAATACTACAAATCTCTTGCTAAAAAGGATGCGACTCAGAATGATTTTTTGACGGGATGGTTAAATAGGGTTAAGGTTAAGGAAAATTATTTGAGAAACGTTTAA
- a CDS encoding LemA family protein, with translation MSIVFILIGILVVLVVVGMGIYNKYIRLKNLNEEGWSGIGVYLQKRLDLIPNLVNTVKGYATHEKETLENVVKLRSQMMSIDTKDIDNIEKIQKLENEMTKTLRSIMMLQENYPELKANENFLSLQSQLTQIETEIQSSRKYYNGTTRDRNTFVETFPNNIIGGFLGFKKAEFFNAVEGAEKAPEVKF, from the coding sequence ATGAGTATTGTATTTATTTTAATAGGAATTTTGGTAGTTTTGGTTGTAGTTGGAATGGGAATTTATAATAAATATATTAGACTAAAAAATCTGAATGAGGAAGGTTGGAGTGGAATAGGCGTATATTTGCAAAAAAGACTGGATTTGATACCAAATCTTGTTAATACTGTTAAAGGTTATGCAACACATGAAAAGGAAACGCTGGAAAATGTGGTAAAATTAAGAAGTCAAATGATGTCGATTGATACAAAGGATATTGATAATATTGAAAAAATTCAAAAACTTGAAAATGAAATGACAAAAACATTAAGATCAATAATGATGTTACAGGAAAATTATCCAGAATTGAAGGCAAATGAAAACTTTTTGAGCTTGCAATCTCAACTGACTCAAATAGAAACAGAAATTCAAAGTTCAAGAAAATATTATAATGGCACAACAAGAGATAGAAATACTTTTGTGGAAACTTTTCCAAATAATATAATAGGTGGATTTTTAGGATTTAAAAAAGCTGAGTTCTTTAATGCTGTAGAAGGAGCAGAAAAGGCTCCAGAAGTTAAGTTTTAA
- a CDS encoding aminotransferase class I/II-fold pyridoxal phosphate-dependent enzyme translates to MGKNIDKDRQNKTVLFDALKNHLSNRVVRFDVPGHKGGRGNKEFRDFIGLDAMQMDVNSMKPLDNLCHPTSVIKEAQDIAAEAFGAKEAYFMVSGTTGAVQAMIMATCKAGDKIIIPRNVHRSAINAMVICGAIPVYINPGLNKKLGISLGMSINDVKKAIHENPDAKAILVNNPTYYGICSDLKSIVKLAHENNMLVLVDEAHGAHFSFDENLPISGMAAGADMAAISMHKTGGSLTQSSILLSGERINADYVRQIINLTQTTSSSYLLMTSLDVARKNLAINGRELFEKTVKFAEYARNEINKLGGYYAYGKELIDGDSVYDFDTTKLSVYTKDIGLAGIEVYDILRDDYEIQIEFGDLGNILAIISAGDRGLEIERLISSLAEIKRLYSKDSTGMFDHEYINPDVVLPPQKAFYSEKEMIPIKESAGKISGEFVMAYPPGIPILAPGERITEEIISYIEYAKEKGCLLTGTEDMHVEKINVVLE, encoded by the coding sequence ATGGGGAAAAATATTGATAAAGATAGACAGAATAAGACTGTTCTTTTTGATGCATTAAAAAATCATCTTTCTAACAGAGTTGTGAGATTTGATGTACCGGGGCATAAAGGAGGGCGTGGAAATAAGGAGTTTCGGGATTTTATTGGGCTGGATGCAATGCAGATGGATGTTAATTCGATGAAGCCACTTGATAATTTATGCCATCCAACTTCGGTTATTAAAGAGGCACAGGATATAGCGGCGGAGGCTTTTGGGGCAAAAGAGGCTTATTTTATGGTAAGTGGAACGACTGGGGCTGTGCAGGCTATGATTATGGCGACTTGCAAGGCTGGGGATAAAATTATTATTCCACGAAATGTGCATAGAAGTGCCATTAATGCGATGGTAATTTGCGGAGCGATTCCAGTTTATATTAATCCTGGGCTTAACAAGAAACTCGGAATATCTCTTGGAATGTCAATTAATGATGTAAAAAAAGCAATTCATGAAAATCCTGATGCAAAAGCAATACTAGTGAATAATCCCACTTATTATGGGATTTGTTCAGATTTGAAATCTATTGTAAAATTGGCACATGAAAATAATATGCTTGTGCTGGTTGATGAAGCACATGGAGCACATTTTTCTTTTGACGAAAATTTACCAATTTCAGGAATGGCGGCTGGAGCAGATATGGCGGCAATTAGTATGCATAAGACAGGTGGTTCTTTAACACAAAGTTCGATTTTGTTAAGTGGAGAAAGAATAAACGCTGATTATGTACGGCAAATTATTAATTTGACTCAAACTACGAGTTCTTCATACTTGCTTATGACTTCGCTTGATGTGGCAAGGAAAAATTTGGCGATAAATGGAAGAGAACTTTTTGAAAAGACAGTTAAATTTGCGGAATATGCCAGAAATGAAATTAATAAACTAGGCGGATATTATGCGTATGGGAAAGAATTGATTGACGGGGATTCAGTTTATGACTTTGATACGACAAAATTATCTGTGTATACAAAGGATATTGGACTTGCGGGAATTGAAGTTTATGATATTTTGAGGGATGATTATGAAATTCAGATTGAATTTGGAGATTTAGGAAATATTTTGGCAATAATTTCAGCGGGGGACAGAGGTTTGGAAATAGAGCGGCTAATTTCTTCGCTTGCTGAAATTAAAAGGCTTTATTCAAAAGATTCTACAGGAATGTTTGATCACGAGTACATAAATCCTGATGTTGTGCTTCCACCACAAAAAGCCTTTTATTCAGAAAAGGAAATGATTCCCATAAAGGAAAGTGCTGGTAAAATAAGTGGGGAATTTGTTATGGCTTATCCGCCAGGGATACCGATATTAGCACCAGGAGAGCGAATTACAGAGGAAATTATAAGCTATATTGAATATGCGAAAGAAAAGGGTTGTTTGCTTACGGGGACAGAGGATATGCATGTTGAGAAGATAAATGTTGTTTTGGAGTAA
- a CDS encoding AAA family ATPase, giving the protein MKKKLPIGISNFKEIIEDEYYYFDKTEFIENLFEEVSKIKLFTRPRRFGKTLNMSMIKYFFDIENKNENKKLFENLKISENEYFKKQGTAPVISISFRNYDESSWENGFEMIKNTISDLYDEFEFVKENLSARKKEKYDSILFNRATEATWKLSLLDLTKYLYEYYGRKVVVLIDEYDQPIIDSYVKGYYQEAISFFKTFYGVVLKDNNYLEMGIMTGILRVAKENIFSGLNNLRVHTILDNRFTEYFGITESEVERALKDFDLEFELKDVQRWYNGYLFGDIKVYNPWSIINFLNDEKLKPYWVNTSGNELIKLYLKKLKNEIFDDFSKLLNKKSILRRIDENMTFANLEANYEENIWNLFFHSGYLTLAEEVQDDEEQVYLKIPNEEILKMFSKMFIEVYFENYNSFYNMVYSLKNGDIETFKKELRKILLENVGIFDVSGVYKEQFYHGLMLGIILTLKNEYEITSNNFAGKGRYDLLLKPKNLEKRKEGIILELKVVNVMENLSEDKILEKLENECDIALQQIEKKEYASVLKNSGVKNVLKIGIAFFGKEVAVRFDRNYS; this is encoded by the coding sequence ATGAAGAAAAAGTTGCCGATAGGAATATCAAATTTTAAGGAAATAATAGAAGATGAATATTACTATTTTGATAAAACAGAGTTTATTGAGAATTTATTTGAGGAAGTGTCTAAAATTAAGTTGTTCACACGTCCGAGAAGATTTGGGAAAACGCTTAATATGTCGATGATAAAATATTTTTTTGATATTGAAAATAAAAATGAAAATAAAAAGCTGTTTGAGAATTTAAAAATTTCTGAAAATGAGTATTTTAAAAAGCAGGGGACAGCTCCAGTTATTTCAATTTCATTTAGAAATTATGATGAAAGTAGCTGGGAAAATGGGTTTGAGATGATAAAAAATACAATTTCAGATTTATATGATGAATTTGAATTTGTAAAGGAAAATTTAAGTGCGAGAAAAAAAGAAAAATATGATTCAATTTTATTTAACAGAGCAACTGAAGCAACATGGAAATTATCCTTGCTGGATTTAACAAAATATCTATATGAATATTATGGACGAAAAGTGGTAGTGCTAATAGATGAGTATGATCAGCCGATAATTGATTCATACGTGAAAGGCTATTATCAAGAAGCAATTAGCTTTTTTAAAACATTTTATGGAGTTGTCCTAAAGGATAATAATTATCTCGAAATGGGAATTATGACTGGAATTTTAAGAGTTGCAAAGGAAAATATATTTTCTGGATTGAATAATCTAAGAGTTCATACAATTTTAGACAATAGATTTACAGAATATTTTGGTATTACAGAAAGTGAAGTTGAGCGGGCTTTAAAGGATTTTGATTTAGAATTTGAACTTAAAGATGTCCAACGTTGGTACAATGGATATTTGTTTGGAGATATAAAAGTTTATAATCCATGGTCGATTATTAATTTTCTGAATGATGAAAAATTAAAACCGTACTGGGTAAATACGAGTGGAAATGAATTGATAAAATTATATTTAAAAAAACTGAAAAATGAGATTTTTGATGATTTTTCAAAACTTTTGAATAAAAAATCCATTTTAAGAAGAATAGATGAGAATATGACTTTTGCAAACTTGGAAGCAAATTATGAAGAAAATATATGGAATTTGTTTTTTCACAGCGGTTATTTGACATTGGCAGAAGAAGTTCAAGATGATGAGGAACAAGTTTATTTGAAAATTCCGAATGAAGAAATATTAAAAATGTTTTCAAAAATGTTTATAGAAGTATATTTTGAGAATTATAACAGCTTTTATAATATGGTATATTCCTTGAAAAATGGAGATATTGAAACTTTTAAGAAGGAATTAAGAAAAATTTTATTGGAAAACGTGGGAATATTCGATGTAAGCGGAGTTTATAAAGAGCAATTTTATCATGGCTTAATGCTTGGAATAATTTTGACTTTGAAAAATGAGTATGAAATAACTTCAAATAATTTTGCCGGGAAAGGCAGATATGATTTGCTTTTGAAGCCTAAAAATCTGGAAAAAAGAAAAGAAGGGATTATTTTGGAATTGAAGGTTGTAAATGTAATGGAAAATTTGAGTGAAGATAAAATTTTGGAAAAGTTGGAGAATGAGTGTGATATTGCATTACAGCAGATTGAAAAGAAAGAATATGCTTCTGTATTAAAAAATTCTGGAGTTAAGAATGTATTGAAAATTGGGATAGCATTTTTTGGAAAAGAAGTGGCAGTTAGATTTGATAGAAATTACAGTTAA
- the speE gene encoding polyamine aminopropyltransferase has protein sequence MELWYTEEHTKNVRFSIKVDKQLVSVKSDFQRIDIFESQEFGRLLTLDGFMMLTEKDEFIYHEMITHVPMAVNPKAKKILVIGAGDGGTVRELVKYEHIERIDMVEIDKMVVDLCREYLPKTANKLDDKRVHIYYEDGLKFVRSKANEYDIVIVDSTDPFGPGEDLFTREFYGNCFNALKEDGILVNQHESPYYEADAKATARANKQLRAVFPFATVYQLHIPTYPSGHWLFGFASKKYNPVGDLKADEWNKFGIETRYYNTELHKGAFALPNYVKDLIK, from the coding sequence ATGGAATTATGGTATACAGAAGAACATACGAAAAATGTTCGATTTTCTATAAAGGTTGATAAGCAATTGGTTAGTGTGAAAAGTGATTTTCAGCGGATTGATATTTTTGAGTCACAGGAATTTGGGCGACTTTTGACACTGGATGGGTTTATGATGCTGACAGAAAAGGATGAGTTTATTTACCATGAGATGATAACTCACGTTCCTATGGCTGTAAATCCTAAGGCTAAGAAAATATTGGTAATTGGTGCTGGAGATGGCGGTACTGTCCGTGAACTTGTAAAATATGAACATATTGAGAGAATTGATATGGTGGAAATTGACAAGATGGTTGTCGATCTTTGCCGTGAATATTTGCCTAAGACGGCGAATAAGCTGGATGATAAGAGAGTTCATATTTATTATGAGGATGGATTGAAATTTGTACGTTCCAAAGCAAATGAATATGATATTGTAATTGTGGATTCGACAGATCCGTTTGGGCCTGGAGAAGATTTATTTACAAGGGAATTTTATGGAAATTGCTTTAATGCATTAAAAGAAGACGGAATTCTTGTGAATCAGCACGAAAGCCCATATTATGAGGCAGATGCTAAAGCAACAGCAAGAGCAAATAAACAGTTAAGAGCAGTTTTTCCATTTGCAACAGTTTATCAGCTACATATACCGACATATCCGTCAGGACATTGGCTATTTGGCTTTGCTTCAAAAAAATATAATCCCGTAGGAGATTTGAAGGCAGATGAATGGAATAAGTTTGGGATAGAAACAAGATATTATAATACGGAATTGCATAAAGGGGCATTTGCATTGCCAAATTATGTGAAAGATTTAATAAAATAA
- a CDS encoding DUF2339 domain-containing protein, whose protein sequence is MIDKLKELENLENKYKEIGKLNSEIESIIANIKNEAGISREKELLEENERLSKDLKAFHEKMKVREEEIGRLKNSNAVLIEELKEAKKVRRNGEIDKFQNILAEKMNVELESGVTRRLSNYAEEMKRKVKMLERNLSCEFSDEADSLRDELKKIDGKIGDFLEKSNRKTFENKVFLQEESSVFHNKIKEETALKEGEFLFEREKKRFVFEKLIGLKGFNFLGIISIFLGVFLVFRIQFAKILANNYVKSSASYLLGMFFLFAGEKFYQKNKKHFAVGLIGGGIGILYLTTLLSTLYLKLYPMTAGLFISVILTGLVVILSLRYDSQIIGVLSLIGGYLPYGAYIWVNKSNVQIYYVLAYSLILQGIVLGVSWKKDWIYSKIFGFVTGVVNMTGLVYYLNHSIHDKITAFFYIVIFTTAYSFIFLNSHKKENRQSNIIDYIFLSLNLIIKFLLIYSLFDNTTPSWLKAILVGTVGVIYGFFGDRLKDNKVAKIFYIVALGSFILIIPLIVPEKFVVVAWGAETALLYFFYRKYKNKEMRYGTIAIYLVSLVSNLIVREEKYLLVYIQDLMIISFSFVLYFLIKQKSYKTEIRILNGIFKYLIFAYSIFFINKVVFNVVTSFETINYGKDALFCILVSLFTLRLVTYKIKKLQDSFSLKFLVIIEIIYLLFINMINFILYISGWSWNVQEEKIPISYLLSLILLIFVNLYLFIVAKNDIHLCFFRKNEKKPLWIFGESIYFLCVANIILRIYEHSGVLILGAGLALDIVGLLLCGYLVWKGFKVPNRNVRRIGLGIGIFFVAKSFLLDFLRFDNSYKLIAYFSMGAILIGTSYIYQTALKKLEQEVKESLSDTDFGKGEKNEENK, encoded by the coding sequence ATGATTGACAAACTAAAAGAATTAGAGAATCTTGAGAATAAATATAAGGAAATTGGGAAATTAAATTCGGAGATAGAATCAATAATTGCAAATATAAAAAATGAGGCTGGAATAAGCAGGGAAAAGGAACTCTTGGAAGAGAATGAAAGGCTATCAAAAGATTTAAAGGCATTTCATGAAAAGATGAAAGTTAGGGAAGAGGAAATTGGAAGGCTTAAAAATAGTAATGCAGTGCTTATTGAGGAATTGAAGGAAGCGAAAAAGGTTAGGAGAAATGGTGAGATTGATAAGTTTCAGAATATTTTGGCTGAGAAGATGAATGTGGAATTGGAAAGTGGAGTGACTAGAAGGCTTTCTAATTATGCAGAGGAAATGAAGAGAAAAGTTAAAATGCTGGAAAGAAATCTTTCTTGTGAATTTTCAGATGAAGCTGATTCATTAAGAGATGAATTAAAAAAAATTGATGGGAAAATTGGTGATTTTTTAGAGAAAAGTAATAGGAAAACTTTTGAAAATAAGGTATTTCTTCAAGAGGAATCTTCGGTATTTCATAATAAGATAAAGGAAGAAACGGCTTTGAAGGAAGGGGAATTCCTTTTTGAAAGAGAGAAAAAAAGATTTGTATTTGAAAAACTTATTGGTTTGAAAGGTTTTAACTTTTTGGGGATAATATCAATCTTTTTGGGAGTTTTTTTAGTATTTCGGATACAGTTTGCAAAAATTCTGGCAAATAATTATGTAAAAAGTTCGGCTTCGTATTTGCTTGGGATGTTTTTTCTTTTTGCTGGAGAAAAATTTTATCAGAAAAATAAAAAGCATTTTGCAGTTGGGCTGATTGGCGGTGGAATTGGTATTCTTTATTTGACTACGCTTCTTTCTACGTTATATCTCAAACTTTATCCAATGACAGCGGGACTTTTTATATCAGTAATATTGACAGGACTAGTTGTGATTCTTTCATTGCGATATGATAGCCAGATAATAGGAGTATTGTCGCTGATTGGTGGATATTTGCCTTACGGAGCTTATATTTGGGTGAATAAGAGCAACGTCCAGATTTATTATGTTTTGGCATATTCTTTGATTTTGCAGGGAATTGTGCTTGGAGTTTCTTGGAAAAAGGACTGGATATACAGCAAGATTTTTGGATTTGTTACAGGTGTAGTAAATATGACGGGGCTAGTTTATTATTTGAATCATAGTATTCATGACAAGATTACGGCGTTTTTCTACATCGTAATTTTTACAACAGCATACAGTTTTATTTTCCTAAATTCTCACAAAAAAGAAAATCGTCAAAGTAACATAATCGACTATATATTTCTAAGTTTAAATCTAATTATAAAATTTTTATTGATTTACAGCCTGTTTGACAATACAACGCCAAGTTGGCTAAAAGCAATATTAGTTGGAACAGTTGGAGTAATTTATGGATTTTTTGGCGACAGGCTCAAGGACAATAAAGTTGCAAAAATATTTTATATCGTGGCATTAGGAAGTTTTATCCTAATTATCCCGTTAATTGTGCCAGAAAAATTTGTTGTGGTTGCGTGGGGTGCTGAAACTGCACTATTGTATTTCTTTTATAGAAAATATAAAAACAAAGAAATGCGATATGGGACAATTGCGATTTATCTAGTTTCACTAGTGAGTAATTTGATTGTGCGGGAAGAAAAATATTTGCTTGTGTATATTCAGGATTTGATGATAATATCTTTTTCATTTGTGCTTTACTTCTTGATAAAACAAAAAAGCTACAAGACCGAAATTAGGATTTTAAATGGAATATTTAAATATCTGATTTTTGCATATTCAATATTTTTTATAAATAAAGTTGTTTTTAATGTTGTTACTTCATTTGAAACGATAAATTATGGTAAAGATGCATTATTCTGCATTTTAGTTTCACTTTTTACTTTAAGACTGGTAACATATAAAATAAAAAAATTACAAGATAGTTTTAGTTTGAAATTTTTAGTAATAATTGAAATAATTTATTTACTATTCATAAATATGATTAATTTTATCTTATATATTTCTGGTTGGAGCTGGAATGTGCAAGAAGAGAAAATACCAATAAGTTATCTACTATCTTTAATTTTATTAATTTTTGTAAATCTTTATTTGTTTATTGTGGCTAAAAATGATATTCATTTATGCTTTTTCAGAAAAAATGAGAAAAAACCATTGTGGATATTTGGAGAATCAATATATTTCCTTTGTGTAGCAAATATTATTTTACGAATATATGAACATTCAGGTGTATTAATTTTAGGAGCTGGACTAGCTTTGGATATAGTTGGACTGCTACTATGTGGATATTTAGTCTGGAAAGGGTTTAAAGTGCCGAATAGAAATGTTAGAAGAATTGGGCTTGGAATAGGAATATTTTTTGTGGCAAAAAGTTTCCTTTTGGATTTCTTACGATTTGATAATTCCTATAAGCTGATTGCTTACTTTAGTATGGGGGCTATTTTGATTGGAACTTCTTATATTTATCAGACAGCTTTGAAGAAATTGGAGCAGGAAGTGAAAGAGAGCTTAAGTGACACGGATTTTGGGAAGGGTGAGAAAAATGAAGAAAATAAATAA
- a CDS encoding DUF2207 domain-containing protein — protein MKTFRNRKLNNIFSIIFAFFILFFLSTKSLIAERITNYEVTVQMNKNGTLTVNEVIDYEFDGAAKHGIYRDIPLRSKKNGVDIYRSYIKMNLVKRNGISEKYSTQLFDEGIRYKVGSANKFVEKGINKYEFNYVIYNAVFEKNGIYQVYFNAIGQFWKVPIEKAIVNIKFGNGKPVTENEISKLDIFTGEYGQSGKDYISNLNNGTIEIKTKKVLQAYNGLSFRLNLKTDNISPTFWDKLQTLYYAHPLIVAGPLVIILLAIYGFITWYIFGRDVGKKAIVPEFNIPKDISAMYAAYINGVREPKEILTIGVLSLLSKGYVEADDEEGNGRNVKYTLSNSKRSKPELANEEKIVFNSLSDTGYIFKKERSLYDASNKILKLFKNKYKKEVYKDNKIFNFAFILGIIVTFMISSTANSGTAGNIYGVISLVIVAAIFGFIANAIFSILKEIYGNENKFLKIIKWIVILFIAILYGGLNFIVIGIIVTMHIIYSRSIGKYTVDGMRKKEYLEGMKMYIKTAEANQIMKFTDVDELVAYFKEILPYAVALGVKNEAIKLMENTIKLYNFDENTYSYVNQGICFSTYAGFALSNMISRGYNNAYDEIKEEKFSTMRNNSGSSNGGSFGGSGFSNDDGFSGGGSGGGGGGSW, from the coding sequence ATGAAGACTTTTAGAAACCGAAAATTAAATAATATTTTTTCAATAATTTTTGCATTTTTCATATTGTTTTTCTTAAGTACAAAATCATTAATCGCTGAAAGAATAACAAATTATGAAGTTACAGTTCAGATGAATAAAAATGGAACTTTGACAGTAAATGAAGTAATTGACTATGAATTTGACGGTGCGGCAAAGCATGGGATTTACAGAGATATTCCCTTACGTTCAAAGAAAAATGGCGTGGATATTTACAGATCTTATATAAAAATGAATTTGGTAAAGAGAAATGGCATTTCAGAAAAATATTCAACACAGCTTTTTGACGAAGGAATCAGATACAAGGTAGGCTCTGCAAATAAATTTGTAGAAAAAGGTATAAACAAATATGAGTTTAACTATGTGATATATAATGCAGTATTTGAAAAAAATGGAATTTATCAGGTATATTTTAATGCGATTGGGCAATTTTGGAAAGTTCCTATTGAAAAAGCTATTGTGAATATAAAATTTGGAAACGGAAAGCCTGTAACAGAAAATGAAATTAGTAAATTAGATATTTTTACAGGTGAATACGGACAAAGCGGAAAAGATTATATTTCAAATTTAAATAATGGAACTATTGAAATTAAAACAAAAAAGGTTCTGCAGGCATATAATGGACTGAGTTTTCGCCTAAATTTAAAAACAGATAATATAAGCCCAACATTTTGGGATAAATTGCAGACACTCTATTATGCCCATCCTTTAATTGTTGCAGGGCCTCTTGTAATAATACTTCTGGCAATTTATGGATTTATAACGTGGTATATATTTGGAAGAGATGTGGGTAAAAAGGCAATTGTTCCTGAATTTAACATACCTAAGGATATTTCAGCCATGTATGCGGCGTACATTAATGGTGTAAGGGAACCTAAGGAAATATTGACAATTGGAGTGCTTTCATTACTTTCTAAAGGTTATGTTGAAGCTGATGATGAGGAAGGTAATGGAAGAAATGTAAAATATACATTGTCTAACAGTAAAAGGAGCAAGCCTGAATTAGCTAATGAAGAAAAGATTGTTTTTAATTCTCTTTCTGATACTGGGTATATATTCAAAAAAGAAAGAAGCCTTTATGATGCTTCAAATAAAATATTGAAATTATTTAAAAATAAATACAAAAAGGAAGTTTACAAGGATAACAAAATTTTTAATTTTGCCTTTATTTTGGGAATAATTGTAACTTTTATGATATCATCAACTGCGAATAGCGGAACAGCAGGTAATATTTATGGAGTAATTTCTCTTGTAATAGTTGCCGCAATTTTTGGTTTTATTGCAAATGCTATTTTTTCAATTTTAAAGGAAATATATGGAAATGAGAATAAATTTCTGAAAATTATTAAATGGATAGTAATTTTATTTATTGCAATATTATATGGAGGGTTAAATTTTATTGTTATAGGAATAATTGTAACAATGCACATTATTTATTCTAGATCTATTGGAAAATATACAGTTGATGGAATGAGAAAAAAAGAATATTTAGAAGGAATGAAAATGTACATAAAGACTGCTGAAGCAAATCAAATTATGAAATTTACTGATGTAGATGAATTAGTAGCTTATTTTAAAGAAATATTACCTTATGCGGTAGCTCTGGGAGTAAAAAATGAAGCGATAAAATTGATGGAAAATACAATAAAACTTTATAATTTTGATGAAAATACATATTCTTATGTAAATCAAGGAATATGTTTTAGCACATATGCTGGTTTCGCTTTGTCAAATATGATTTCAAGAGGATACAACAATGCGTATGATGAAATAAAAGAAGAAAAATTCAGCACTATGAGAAATAATAGTGGGAGTTCAAATGGTGGCAGTTTTGGTGGCAGCGGATTTTCAAATGATGATGGTTTCTCCGGCGGAGGTTCTGGTGGAGGAGGTGGAGGAAGCTGGTAG
- the speB gene encoding agmatinase, translated as MRNKNIHTFIGCDNEYNESKIAIFGAPFDSTTSFRPGTRFASAVMRNESFGIETYSPYQDKDLEDIKVFDGGDLELSFGNSESTLQDIQDETAKILKDGKIPFMIGGEHSVTLGAVKAVAEKYPDLHIIQFDAHTDLRDEYLGQYYSHASVIRRCWDIVGDDRIFQFGIRSGERDEWKFAKEHLHTTKFNFDGLDEVVEKLKGKPVYFTLDLDVLDPSEFPGTGTPEAGGVTFVELHKAIEKISQLNIVGLDMNELSPVYDQSGQSTALACKLLREILLFIYK; from the coding sequence ATGAGAAATAAAAATATACATACATTTATAGGTTGTGACAATGAATACAATGAGAGCAAAATTGCTATTTTTGGAGCGCCGTTTGACAGTACAACTTCGTTTAGACCAGGGACTAGATTTGCTTCGGCGGTTATGAGAAATGAGAGTTTTGGGATAGAAACTTATAGCCCTTATCAGGATAAAGATTTGGAAGATATTAAAGTTTTTGACGGCGGGGACTTGGAGCTTTCGTTTGGAAATTCGGAAAGTACATTGCAGGATATTCAGGATGAAACAGCAAAAATTTTGAAGGATGGGAAAATTCCGTTTATGATTGGTGGAGAGCATTCTGTTACACTGGGGGCTGTGAAAGCGGTTGCTGAAAAATATCCAGATTTGCATATTATACAGTTTGACGCACATACAGATTTGAGAGATGAGTATTTAGGACAGTATTATTCACATGCTTCTGTAATTAGAAGATGTTGGGACATTGTTGGAGATGACAGAATCTTTCAGTTTGGAATAAGAAGCGGCGAAAGAGATGAATGGAAATTTGCAAAGGAACATCTTCATACAACAAAATTTAATTTTGATGGACTTGATGAAGTTGTAGAAAAATTAAAAGGGAAACCTGTGTATTTTACATTGGATCTAGATGTACTTGATCCATCGGAATTTCCTGGAACTGGAACGCCTGAAGCTGGAGGAGTTACTTTTGTGGAACTTCATAAGGCAATAGAAAAAATTTCGCAGTTAAATATTGTTGGACTTGATATGAACGAATTATCACCTGTTTACGATCAGTCTGGACAATCTACAGCATTAGCTTGCAAACTGCTTAGGGAAATTTTGCTATTTATTTATAAATAG